Part of the Helicobacter bilis genome is shown below.
TATCAAAACTACGCACAATCATGTGGGAGATGCACGCCGGGTAAATATGGTGGCAAAGTGCTTTATGAGCTTTTAGAAAAGCTACAAAATTATAACTATGCAAGTGATTGTGAGGCATTAAAGGATATTGAGAAGCTAAAGGAAGTATGTGAGTTAATGAAAGCTACTTCAAAATGTGAAGTCGGTAAAACCACACCAAATCCTATTCTTCAAATTTTAAAAGAAAAACCAGAAGTCTTTGCAAAAGCCCTGCCTTTATCAAAACAAAAAGATTCTAATTTAGAGAATAGCACGCAAAGTCTAAATGACTTAACAGAGCAATTAAAACAAAGCACAAAGAAACTGCAAGATGCAAGAGATTTTGTAGATAAAGTGCAGCAAAGCATTGAAAGCGGAGTTACCCCAGCTTCCTTAGTCCATGATGTTATGCAAAGAATGGAGAATATAAAGGCTACACAAGAAAAAGAGGATTTAGAAAGCATAATGATAGAATCTGCTAGAAAGATAGCAAGAGAGAATGTAGATTCTAGCCTAAATGAGCGGACACAAGGTGCAGGGGTGCAAAATGATAGGAATGCAGATTCTAAAAATTGTCATATTGAGGCGTGTGCTGAAATATCTAGTATAGAATCTAACAAAGATGTTTCGCCTTTTTCAACGGCTCAACATGACAAGATTTCAGATTCTAAAGAATCCAAAATGCCCACTGCGGAAGTATCTTTAGACAATTTTGCGGGTTATCAAGGTGGAGGCGAAGGGAGTGTATTAAACATACATGACCGAGCCGACACCATAGATTCCCGCAAAAGTGGCAAAAATACAACGCAAGAGATAAAAACTCACACGCTTATGCCTGTAGCTTATAATATTACGAGAGACAATTCCGCTGAAAATACTTTTGAATCTTTAGAGCGATATAAAAGTGCAATCACAACAAGGATAAATAACCTAGAATATATATCAAAAATCACCGCACCATGCACTGATGAGTGTCCATCTCGTGTGGATATTCCAGCCTATATTGAGGGTGTGAAAGATATGCGATATCTTGATTCACTAAGTAGCACAAGGGGGAGTATGCCACTAGCTCAAGTGTGTGGTCGTGTATGTCCGCATCCTTGTGAGAATGCGTGTCGCAGGGCTATTTTAGATGATCCTATTAGCATTATGGAGTTAAAGCGAATTGGTGCAAACATTGAGTTTAGCAAGAAGCAGACAAGCAAATGGCAGGGCTATTCTCACCCAAATAATATAGAGACAAGAGAGTTTGCTAATAAGTCAGTAGGTGTTATTGGAGCAGGTCCAGCAGGGCTTAGCAGTGCGTATTACATGGCATTAAGGGGGATTAAGGTCGATGTGTATGAAGCCTTGCCTGTTTTAGGTGGTGAGGTAGCTGTGGGTGTGCCAAACTATCGTATGCCAATTAATGAATATAATCATGATATAGAATCTTTAAAGTCTTTAGGTGTTATTTTTCATACAAATTTCTTAGTAGATTCTAAAAATATTAGTGAATTAGAATCTAAGCATAATGCTTTAGTGATAGCAGTAGGCACAAGGGCTAGTAAAAAGCTTGGCTGTAAGAATGAAAATACAACTCTAAGTGGCTACTTACCAGCGATTAAATTTATGGATTCTGTAAATCTAGCACAAAAATTTAATATCGGCGAGTTACCAAACTTAGCGGGTAAAAAAGTGGTATGCGTTGGTGGTGGTTTCACTTCTATGGATGTTGTGAGATGTTGCGTGCGGCTTGGGGCTTCTAGTGTGATTATGCTTTATCGCAGAGATGAGGCAACTATCATTAAAAACACTTCAAAAGAAGAGTATCATGAGGCATGTGAAGAGGGCGTTGTATTCCAGTTTTTAAGTGCAGTAGATGAGATAATAGAAGAAGATTCTAGAATCAAAGCCTTGAAAATAAATCGCTATGAGTTAATAAAAAGTGATACAAGTCCAAAGGGCGAGTTAAAACTCATTGAAGATGGCGGGGTTATGCTAGAGTGTGATATTTTAATCCCAGCGGTTAGTCAAGAGATGGATTTCCCTTTAGATTCTAGCTTTGGTGTGGAGATAAGTAAATGGAAAACAATTGCTGTTGATGATGCAAGTTTTTCAACAACAAAAAAGGGGATCTTTGCCGCAGGAGATTGCGTAAGCGGTCCCTTAACGATTGTAAATGCAGTAGGGCAGGGCAGGAGAGTAGCAAGCGTTGTAGCTAATTTCCTACAAACAGGCGAGGTAGCGATTAATGATGATGAGAGAATGGAGGATTTATTAAAGCAAATTGGTGTATTTGATAAGAATAGAGAGATTAAGGGCTTTTTATCAGGCAATACGCGGGCAGTAAGTGATAAATTGCAGCCAGAATATAGGGCAGGTAATTTTGAGGAAGTTAATCTAGGTTTTGATAATGAAATGGCAATAGCTGAGGCACAACGATGTATGCGGTGCTATTATATTAGCATGTGTGTTGTAGGCTGTGATACAGATTCTAAAGACAAAGAAGCTTTGCAAAAGGAGACAACATGACACAAGCAGGTATTGCTATAAAGCATGAAGATTCTAAGACAGAGCGTATCCAAGTATTTATCGATGATAAGGAATGCTATGCAAAAAAAGGGGAGAGTTTATTAAGCGTAGCAAGGAATAATGGTATAAATATCCCTACACTTTGTGATCTTAAAAAGCTTACGCCAACGGGTGCATGTCGCATGTGTGTGGTAGAAGAGGATAATGGCAATATTATTGCAAGTTGTAAAAGCTATGTAGCAAAGCCACTTAGAATCTACACACAAACTGAGAAGTTGCAAAAATATCGCAATCAAATTATGAGCTTTTTATGTATCAATCACCCTTTAGAATGCGGTGTATGTGATAAAAGCGGTGAGTGTGAATTGCAGGATAAAGTGTTAGAATCTAAGGTTGCAATCCAGCCCTTTTTTGCCATTCAAAAGCAAAATGACTATGTGCATTTTCACAATAAAGTCTATAATGAAGCCTTATGTATCATGTGTGAGAGATGTGCTAGAACTTGTAATGAATATGTGGGAAATAGTGTATTATCTGTGCTTGCAGGGGGCTTTCACTCAAAGATTGGTGTAGATTTTAATGCTTATTGTGAAGATTGTGATGAATGCGTGAGTGT
Proteins encoded:
- a CDS encoding FAD-dependent oxidoreductase → MVKKTNPNIPYSLSDFPKVLPQVKFFTKEPIETTQKEIKAFVGWDGIVIFDPSLDILQTLKIYAKQYQNYAQSCGRCTPGKYGGKVLYELLEKLQNYNYASDCEALKDIEKLKEVCELMKATSKCEVGKTTPNPILQILKEKPEVFAKALPLSKQKDSNLENSTQSLNDLTEQLKQSTKKLQDARDFVDKVQQSIESGVTPASLVHDVMQRMENIKATQEKEDLESIMIESARKIARENVDSSLNERTQGAGVQNDRNADSKNCHIEACAEISSIESNKDVSPFSTAQHDKISDSKESKMPTAEVSLDNFAGYQGGGEGSVLNIHDRADTIDSRKSGKNTTQEIKTHTLMPVAYNITRDNSAENTFESLERYKSAITTRINNLEYISKITAPCTDECPSRVDIPAYIEGVKDMRYLDSLSSTRGSMPLAQVCGRVCPHPCENACRRAILDDPISIMELKRIGANIEFSKKQTSKWQGYSHPNNIETREFANKSVGVIGAGPAGLSSAYYMALRGIKVDVYEALPVLGGEVAVGVPNYRMPINEYNHDIESLKSLGVIFHTNFLVDSKNISELESKHNALVIAVGTRASKKLGCKNENTTLSGYLPAIKFMDSVNLAQKFNIGELPNLAGKKVVCVGGGFTSMDVVRCCVRLGASSVIMLYRRDEATIIKNTSKEEYHEACEEGVVFQFLSAVDEIIEEDSRIKALKINRYELIKSDTSPKGELKLIEDGGVMLECDILIPAVSQEMDFPLDSSFGVEISKWKTIAVDDASFSTTKKGIFAAGDCVSGPLTIVNAVGQGRRVASVVANFLQTGEVAINDDERMEDLLKQIGVFDKNREIKGFLSGNTRAVSDKLQPEYRAGNFEEVNLGFDNEMAIAEAQRCMRCYYISMCVVGCDTDSKDKEALQKETT